A genomic region of Populus nigra chromosome 11, ddPopNigr1.1, whole genome shotgun sequence contains the following coding sequences:
- the LOC133668114 gene encoding uncharacterized protein LOC133668114 has translation MEGEERAHRDAHFQEELESLKASVARLTSLLEQTLRNASGEDPSNRPAIFVQPPATAQPEERMSEHGHEPPHNPTFVHSMPPAPTPTIIDAFANESHKTKSSDDIDKMAALEARIKAIERVDLYNPVRAVEMCLVPNVVVPKKFRVPEFIKYTGTQCPITHLKSYCNKMAEVVHDEKLLMHFFQDSLSGAALNWYMRLDNTKIQRWKDLVDAFVKQYKYNMDITPDRTSLSNLEKRDKESIREYAQRWRDLAAQVHPPLLDKEMVTLFANTLKDPYYEHVMGSSAQQFIDAVVVAERIEQGVKSGRISVSVEKRGFEGKKKEVDYVESGYKGRKNPFQNYHTPSPSPQISNINLNPIFPTRKPEPQTTHQRVQEQLPPLPIPLNEMYQKLLSIGHIAPEPLTPLQPPYPNRYKPDLTCEYHAGAAGHNIHTCSAFKKRLMHLIKAGWITFEGTPNVGSNRLPNHASGTGSVNALEVECFENLKALMARARCEKGNVHSQG, from the coding sequence ATGGAAGGTGAAGAGCGTGCTCACCGTGACGCCCATTTCCAAGAAGagttagaatctctgaaagcaAGCGTGGCTCGCCTcactagcttactcgagcaaacacTTAGAAATGCCTCTGGTGAAGATCCTTCCAACCGGCCTGctatttttgttcaacctccAGCAACAGCTCAACCCGAAGAAAGAATGAGTGAACATGGTCATGAACCTCCACACAATCCAACTTTTGTGCACTCAATGCCACCAGCACCAACCCCCACAATCATAGATGCATTTGCCAATGAGTCCCACAAGACCAAGTCATCTGATGACATTGATAAGATGGCAGCGCTAGAAGCTCGAATCAAAGCCATTGAGAGGGTAGACTTGTACAATCCAGTACGAGCAGTAGAAATGTGTTTGGTCCCAAATGTGGTTGTCCCGAAGAAGTTTCGTGTTCctgaatttatcaaatatactGGAACACAATGCCCCATAACTCATCTCAAATCCTACTGTAACAAAATGGCAGAAGTAGTACATGATGAAAAACTACTAATGCATTTTTTCCAAGATAGCTTAAGTGGGGCGGCATTAAACTGGTACATGAGATTGGACAATACCAAGATCCAAAGATGGAAAGACTTGGTGGATGCTTTTGTCAAGCAATACAAGTATAATATGGACATCACTCCTGACAGAACCAGTTTGTCCAACCTAGAGAAAAGGGACAAGGAAAGCATAAGGGAATATGCTCAAAGGTGGAGAGACCTAGCTGCTCAAGTACATCCTCCACTCCTGGATAAAGAGATGGTCACTCTATTTGCCAACACGCTCAAGGACCCATACTACGAGCATGTGATGGGTAGTTCGGCCCAACAATTTATTGACGCTGTGGTAGTAGCTGAACGCATAGAGCAAGGAGTAAAGAGTGGTAGAATCTCTGTATCTGTGGAGAAAAGGGGCTTTGAAGGTAAAAAGAAAGAGGTTGACTATGTTGAAAGTGGATATAAGGGTAGGAAGAACCCATTCCAGAACTATCACACTCCATCCCCTTCGCCCCAAATTTCTAACATCAATCTCAACCCTATATTTCCCACAAGAAAACCTGAGCCTCAAACCACACACCAAAGAGTCCAAGAACAACTACCTCCATTACCGATACCCTTAAATGAGATGTACCAAAAGCTACTAAGCATCGGGCATATAGCTCCAGAACCCTTGACACCTCTGCAACCACCTTACCCTAACAGGTACAAGCCTGACCTTACTTGCGAGTACCATGCTGGTGCTGCGGGACACAACATTCATACTTGCAGTGCCTTCAAGAAGAGGCTTATGCATTTGATTAAAGCTGGATGGATAACCTTCGAAGGAACTCCAAACGTGGGTTCGAACCGTTTACCCAATCATGCTTCAGGTACTGGATCGGTGAATGCACTAGAGGTGGAATGTTTTGAAAACCTCAAAGCACTGATGGCAAGAGCAAGGTGTGAAAAAGGAAATGTGCACTCTCAAGGATAG